The proteins below come from a single Miscanthus floridulus cultivar M001 chromosome 1, ASM1932011v1, whole genome shotgun sequence genomic window:
- the LOC136489493 gene encoding protein TIFY 11e-like: MATAGSVQGHGARFAAACDVLSRYVKAASAVATTTVEQPRPAAAGTVVAVLPLMPGADLSTTQEEEPEPRGGGSGAEREQLTISYGGRVVVLDDVPADKAAALLRLAAAAQQGAAPRVLRNDDLLPMARKASLRQFMEKRKGRVAKRGSPYSRPADAAAAAAASSIPDHLALTL; encoded by the coding sequence ATGGCAACGGCGGGGAGCGTCCAGGGCCACGGCGCCCGGTTCGCGGCGGCGTGCGACGTGCTGAGCCGGTACGTGAAAGCGGCATCAGCGGTGGCGACGACGACGGTGGAGCAGCCGCGGCCAGCGGCGGCGGGCACGGTAGTAGCGGTACTCCCTCTGATGCCCGGCGCGGACCTATCCACCACGCAAGAGGAGGAGCCCGAGCCCCGAGGAGGCGGATCAGGCGCCGAGCGCGAGCAGCTGACCATCTCGTACGGCGGCCGGGTGGTGGTGCTCGACGACGTCCCCGCGGACAAGGCCGCCGCGCTGCTCCGGCTCGCGGCCGCCGCGCAACAAGGCGCCGCGCCACGGGTGCTGCGAAATGATGACCTGCTGCCCATGGCGAGGAAGGCGTCGCTGCGTCAGTTCATGGAGAAGCGCAAGGGCCGGGTCGCCAAGCGCGGTTCGCCATACAGCCGTCCGgcggatgccgccgccgccgcggcggcgtcgTCGATCCCGGACCATCTAGCTCTCACGCTCTGA
- the LOC136489483 gene encoding protein TIFY 11e-like, with translation MAAAALTPVGTGGAAAATSRFAAACGALSQYVKAAEAERKHAHARPAAVPVRPLLLMPGADVSDACSPDDGLDHLAQAAPAPAQMMTIVYGGRVLVLDDVPVDKAAGLLLLAAGGAAAAQEGAGTEATAGAKRGGGQVSASAAADDLLPVARTASLQRFMEKRKVRVAARAEPYRRPDASDACPDHLKLAL, from the coding sequence ATGGCGGCAGCAGCTTTAACTCCAGTAGGCACGGGCGGCGCCGCTGCGGCGACAAGCCGGTTCGCGGCGGCGTGCGGGGCGCTCAGCCAGTACGTGAAGGCGGCCGAAGCCGAGAGGAAGCACGCGCACGCGAGGCCGGCAGCCGTGCCAGTGCGCCCCCTCCTGCTGATGCCGGGCGCCGACGTCTCCGACGCCTGCAGCCCCGACGACGGCCTGGACCACCTGGCTcaagcggcgccggcgccggcgcagaTGATGACCATCGTGTACGGAGGGCGCGTGCTGGTGCTCGACGACGTCCCGGTGGACAAGGCGGCGGGCCTGCTTCTCCTCGCTGCCGGCGGCGCAGCAGCAGCGCAAGAAGGTGCAGGAACAGAGGCGACCGCCGGTGCCAAGCGCGGCGGCGGGCAGGTCTCCGCCTCTGCGGCCGCCGACGACCTGCTGCCAGTCGCGAGGACGGCGTCGCTGCAGCGGTTCATGGAGAAGCGCAAGGTCCGGGTCGCCGCGCGCGCGGAGCCGTATCGGCGACCGGACGCCAGCGACGCCTGCCCTGACCACCTCAAGCTCGCGCTCTGA
- the LOC136489501 gene encoding protein TIFY 11b-like encodes MELEGNTNVRTHSLSRNSYSVVVLLGVTIEMAPPVGFSGRRQFDVACGVLSRCVKKAEAATAGKMTMAAAAAPTTAPPTTMLLMPGADVKPDVREEEPEAEATQLAQLTIMYGDRAVVFDDFPSYRVAELVLVAERPRPDLPGAGVTTTTDIPVTRKASLQRFMEKRRDRLVARAPYAAARPAPASSNEERRNLQAGEQDAGSSWLGLGAPGGCAC; translated from the coding sequence ATGGAATTGGAAGGCAATACCAACGTGCGCACACACAGTCTCAGTCGCAATTCTTATTCGGTGGTTGTTCTTCTTGGGGTCACGATCGAGATGGCACCGCCTGTGGGTTTCAGCGGCCGGCGGCAGTTCGACGTGGCGTGCGGCGTGCTCAGCCGGTGCGTCAAGAAGGCGGAGGCCGCAACCGCTGGCAAGATGAcgatggcggcggcagcggctccTACCACGGCGCCGCCTACGACGATGCTGCTGATGCCGGGCGCCGACGTCAAGCCGGACGTcagggaggaggagcccgaggccGAGGCGACGCAACTGGCGCAGCTGACGATCATGTACGGCGACCGCGCGGTGGTGTTCGACGACTTCCCCTCGTACAGGGTGGCCGAGCTGGTGCTCGTCGCCGAGCGGCCACGGCCAGACCTGCCCGGAGCCGGAGTGACGACGACCACCGACATCCCAGTGACGAGGAAGGCGTCGCTGCAGCGGTTCATGGAGAAGAGGCGGGACAGGCTCGTCGCGCGCGCGCCCTAcgccgccgcccgcccggccCCGGCGTCGTCCAACGAGGAACGACGGAACCTGCAGGCGGGCGAACAAGACGCGGGGTCCTCCTGGCTCGGCCTTGGTGCTCCAGGAGGGTGCGCGTGCTGA